The Syntrophotalea acetylenivorans genome contains the following window.
ACCGCTTTGATGGTCACCCACAACCAGCATGAAGCCTTTGCCATGGCCGATCTGGTCGGGGTGATGAGATCTGGAGAAATTCAGCAGTGGGATACGGCTTTCAACCTGTATCACCATCCGGCTAATCCTTATGTAGCTGATTTTGTCGGCGAGGGGGTGCTTCTTCCGGGCATCGTCGGCACCGACTGCCACGTAGAAACGGAATTGGGCATACTGTATGGTCAGTGTTGCATCGAACTGCCGACTGGCACACCGGTCAATGTCCTGATCCGTCCCGAGGATATTCTCTACGACGCGGCATTGGAACCGAATGCCGAAGTTGTTCAGCGCAACTTCCGCGGACCGAACATTCTCTATACCCTGGGTATGGCAAATAACACCCGACTGCAGATGTTGATGCCCAGTACCTGCGACCACCATCCGGGAACCCGAATCGGTATCCGTGCGGAAGTCCAGCATCTGGTTCTATTTCCTGCGCGTTAACTTTTCGCAGCGTCTTCAATTCATACTCGAAGGCTATTCGTTGGTCATTATCCAATGTTGCGATGAAACGGTTGACGCCTTTTAAATCAGTCGATAAAATGCCTGCCATCTCTTATCCGTAGCAAAGGACGGTCATGCATATACTCGATATTTTTGCCGCCAACCCCACCACCTTTTCTTTTGAGTTCTTTCCACCCAAAACGGATAAGGCAGCGAACCGCCTCTACGAGACAATCCGCCAGTTGGAACCCCTGAAGCCGCATTTCACTTCGGTGACCTACGGCGCCGGCGGCACAACTCGCGAGAGGACCCACGAGCTGGTAATGCGGATCCATGAACAAACCCAACTCGACCCCATTCCTCATCTGACCTGTGTTGGCAGTCCGGCAGAAGAAATCGAACAGATCCTTACCTGTTATGCCAAGGCCGGAGTGAGCAATATTCTTGCCTTGGCCGGTGATCCGCCCCCCGATAAACCGAACTACGATCGCTCGCAGGACGCTTTTCCACAGGCCGCTGATCTGGTGCGCTACATTCGCCAGTTCAATGAGCGAGGGCTGCATCCCGACCCACGAGGGTTCGGGATCGGAGTAGCGGGTTTTCCGGAAGGACATCCCGGGACCCCTAATCGCCTGTTGGAAATGGATTACCTCAAGGCCAAGGTCGACGAAGGGGCCGACTACATCTGCACCCAGCTGTTTTTCGACAATCGCGACTTTTACGACTTCCGGGAGCGCTGCCTGCTCGCCGGCATCACCGTACCCATCATCGCCGGCGTGATGCCCATCGCCTCGGTCGAGGGCATGAAGCGCATGGCCGACCTGGCCGGGGGCACCCGTTTTCCAGCTGCCCTGCTGCGCTCGGTGCAACGTTGCCAGGACGATCCCGAAGCCGTGCGTAATATCGGCATTCACTGGGCCACCGAACAGTGCCGTGACCTACTGGATAATCAGGTGCGAGGCATTCACTTCTACACCCTTAACAACTCCGATGCCACCAAGCTGATCTTCCTTCGCCTCGGCCTTAAAACCCAGCAAAAAACTGCCTGACAAAATGTTTATCAAGCGGTGTCAACGTTTCGGCCATATTAGGGAAGCCCGCCTGGTTAGCCAAGTCTACTGGAAGCCCTTCCTACCGGTGCTTTTTCGACTATCTCACCAGCTTTAGATAATCTCTCAACCACCGCAACCAACTTGAGAAAAATATAAGACGGCCCAACCTGCGGGATGCAGGTTGGGCCCGTTCCATATCGTTTATCCTTCCAGGCACGAATTGAAATTATGACCCTATTTTTTCGGTTTCGTTCCTTTATCGCACTCCTACTAAGGCTTTGTAAAATATCAGTCGTGGGGGAGAACTTCCTCTTGACTCCTTTTACCCACTAGAATCTTTTCGTCCACGCTACGCAGGTGCAGGTCCCGCTGCGGGAATGGAATCTGTACTCCTTCTTCGCGAAATCTCCGATCAACATATTGTCCCAGCTCACTCCTGACCTGCAGGCGCTTAGTGACATCCCCCATCCAGGCGCGCAACTCGAAATCAAGGGAGCTATCGCCGAATCCGACGAAAATCGGACTCGGGGGAGGATCATCAAGAACATCGGGATGTTTTTGGGCGGCCTCCTGAAGAACTTCAAGAACCAGCGGCACATCGCTGCCATAGGCGACCCCTACCGGGACGACGGCCCGAGCCACAGAACTGCTTAGGGTCCAGTTAGTTACGGTTTCGGAGATCAATTGAGAGTTGGGAACAATGACTTCCGCCCGATCCCAGGTTTCCATGATGGTTGATCGCAGACCGATCTTCTTGATCGTCCCCCATTCGCCGGCAAGAACGACGACATCTCCTACCTTGACCGGCCGCTCGAAGAGAAGGATTAGGCCGCTTATGAAGTTATTGACGATGTTCTGCAAGCCGAAGCCGATACCTATGCCGAAGGCCCCGGCCACCACAGCAAAGGCTTTGAGGTCCATTCCCGCGAGGCTAATTGCTATCAAAAATCCGATCAGGA
Protein-coding sequences here:
- the metF gene encoding methylenetetrahydrofolate reductase [NAD(P)H], which encodes MHILDIFAANPTTFSFEFFPPKTDKAANRLYETIRQLEPLKPHFTSVTYGAGGTTRERTHELVMRIHEQTQLDPIPHLTCVGSPAEEIEQILTCYAKAGVSNILALAGDPPPDKPNYDRSQDAFPQAADLVRYIRQFNERGLHPDPRGFGIGVAGFPEGHPGTPNRLLEMDYLKAKVDEGADYICTQLFFDNRDFYDFRERCLLAGITVPIIAGVMPIASVEGMKRMADLAGGTRFPAALLRSVQRCQDDPEAVRNIGIHWATEQCRDLLDNQVRGIHFYTLNNSDATKLIFLRLGLKTQQKTA